Proteins encoded by one window of Ulvibacter sp. MAR_2010_11:
- the xrtF gene encoding exosortase family protein XrtF, whose product MKALFQKYKTVIRFVVLFLGSYVLLSICYAVYLQLSKGGAFTPDFITNLVAKQSSAIIGGFGYEALVQPSITEPIMELYVNGKYLARIIEGCNSLSIIILFMAFVIAFAEKFKKTLLFLFGGAVLIYAVNIVRIVILAVSLYHFPEHKEILHGVVFPGLIYGMVFLLWMLWVRMLTPKVRR is encoded by the coding sequence TTGAAAGCTTTGTTTCAGAAATACAAAACAGTGATCCGCTTTGTCGTGCTGTTTTTAGGTTCCTATGTGCTCCTCAGCATTTGCTATGCAGTTTATCTTCAGCTTTCAAAAGGAGGCGCCTTTACACCCGATTTTATTACAAATTTAGTAGCCAAACAAAGCAGTGCCATTATAGGCGGATTTGGGTATGAGGCCCTGGTACAGCCCAGCATCACCGAACCCATTATGGAGTTGTACGTAAATGGAAAATATCTTGCACGAATTATTGAAGGCTGTAATTCTTTGAGTATTATTATATTATTTATGGCCTTTGTGATTGCCTTTGCCGAAAAATTTAAAAAAACGCTGTTATTTTTATTCGGTGGTGCGGTTTTAATCTATGCTGTTAATATTGTGCGAATCGTGATACTGGCTGTTTCTCTGTATCACTTTCCTGAGCATAAAGAAATTTTACACGGCGTGGTTTTCCCCGGATTAATCTACGGAATGGTTTTTCTTCTCTGGATGTTATGGGTACGCATGCTAACGCCTAAAGTAAGGAGATGA
- the purH gene encoding bifunctional phosphoribosylaminoimidazolecarboxamide formyltransferase/IMP cyclohydrolase produces the protein MNNTKKITSALISVFHKDGLAPIVQKLNELGVTIYSTGGTQKFINDLGIDVVAVEDITDYPSILGGRVKTLHPKVFGGILNRQDHEGDVKEMEQYGIPQLDVVIVDLYPFEKTVASGASEQDIIEKIDIGGISLIRAAAKNFKDTLCVSSMEDYAAFLKIISEKNGTTSLEDRRHFAAKAFNVSSHYDSAIFNYFNSDHSIPSLKISETKGQVLRYGENPHQRGFFFGDFDAMFDKLHGKELSYNNLLDVDAAVNLMEEFTGEAPTFAILKHNNACGIAQRETVLQAYVDALAGDPVSAFGGILICNTEIDAVTAEEIHKLFCEVVIAPAFSSEAIEILKGKKNRILLVQKKINLPATTTRSCLNGALVQDRDGITDSRENLTQATDTKPSANELEDLLFASKICKHTKSNTIVLAKGKQLCASGTGQTSRVDALRQAIEKAKSFGFNLEGAAMASDAFFPFPDCVEIADNAGITAVIQPGGSIKDELSIDYCNANKMAMVFTGTRHFKH, from the coding sequence ATGAACAACACAAAAAAGATAACTTCAGCATTAATCTCGGTATTTCATAAAGACGGACTGGCACCTATCGTCCAAAAATTAAACGAATTGGGCGTCACCATCTATTCGACGGGAGGGACTCAAAAATTTATCAATGATTTAGGAATTGATGTCGTTGCGGTAGAAGATATCACCGATTATCCTTCAATTTTAGGAGGACGTGTTAAAACCTTACACCCAAAGGTTTTTGGAGGAATTTTAAACAGACAAGATCATGAAGGTGACGTAAAAGAAATGGAGCAATACGGTATCCCGCAATTGGATGTTGTGATTGTAGACCTGTATCCTTTCGAAAAAACGGTGGCCTCGGGAGCTTCGGAACAAGACATTATCGAAAAAATAGACATTGGAGGAATTTCTTTAATTCGAGCGGCCGCCAAAAACTTTAAAGACACCCTTTGTGTTTCATCTATGGAGGATTATGCAGCCTTCCTGAAAATCATTTCAGAAAAAAATGGTACAACATCCCTTGAAGACAGGAGGCATTTTGCTGCCAAAGCGTTTAACGTATCTTCGCATTACGATTCGGCAATTTTCAACTACTTCAACAGCGACCATAGTATTCCTTCACTGAAAATTAGTGAAACCAAGGGTCAAGTACTTCGTTATGGTGAAAATCCGCATCAAAGAGGTTTCTTTTTTGGTGATTTCGATGCGATGTTCGATAAGCTTCACGGAAAAGAATTAAGTTATAACAACTTGCTGGACGTAGATGCTGCCGTAAATTTAATGGAAGAATTTACCGGGGAAGCGCCAACCTTTGCGATTTTAAAACACAACAACGCCTGCGGCATAGCACAACGCGAAACGGTACTTCAGGCGTATGTAGATGCCTTGGCAGGAGATCCGGTGTCGGCTTTTGGAGGAATTTTAATATGTAATACAGAAATTGATGCGGTAACCGCAGAAGAGATTCACAAGCTATTTTGTGAGGTAGTAATTGCTCCTGCGTTTTCTTCGGAAGCAATCGAAATTTTAAAGGGTAAAAAGAACCGTATTTTATTGGTTCAGAAGAAAATAAACTTACCCGCAACGACAACCAGGAGCTGTTTGAACGGCGCATTGGTACAGGATCGGGATGGAATTACGGACAGTCGCGAAAATTTAACACAGGCAACAGATACTAAACCGTCTGCAAACGAGTTAGAAGACTTGTTATTTGCCTCCAAAATTTGCAAGCACACAAAATCCAATACCATCGTTCTGGCAAAGGGAAAACAGCTGTGTGCAAGCGGAACAGGACAGACTTCTCGAGTAGACGCGTTGCGTCAGGCTATTGAAAAAGCGAAATCATTTGGATTTAACCTGGAAGGAGCAGCAATGGCCAGTGATGCCTTTTTTCCTTTTCCCGATTGTGTGGAGATTGCAGACAATGCGGGTATCACTGCTGTAATTCAGCCGGGAGGCTCAATAAAAGATGAATTAAGCATCGATTATTGTAACGCGAATAAAATGGCAATGGTATTTACCGGCACACGTCATTTTAAGCACTAA
- a CDS encoding exosortase F system-associated protein: MKKPVTILTLLVLATLLVLIRMFEETLFYNPLLYFFKTNHSTQPLPEFDTYKLLANVSLRFLLNTLLSLAILWTVFKEKEVVKLSAILYAFLFVVLIAIFTFLLFNSEAGEHLTLFYVRRFLIQPLFLLILLPAFYFQKKNK; this comes from the coding sequence ATGAAAAAGCCTGTTACCATACTAACACTGCTGGTTTTGGCGACACTTTTGGTGCTCATCCGGATGTTTGAAGAGACACTATTTTACAATCCTTTGCTGTACTTTTTTAAAACAAATCACAGCACACAACCTTTACCCGAGTTCGATACGTATAAACTTTTGGCCAATGTGAGTCTTCGTTTTCTTCTAAATACCTTACTTTCTTTAGCAATACTCTGGACAGTGTTTAAAGAAAAAGAAGTGGTGAAACTCTCCGCAATTTTATACGCCTTTCTGTTTGTTGTATTGATTGCCATTTTCACCTTTTTATTATTTAATTCGGAAGCAGGAGAACACCTCACCTTATTTTATGTTCGCAGGTTTTTGATTCAGCCGTTATTCCTGTTAATTTTATTACCAGCGTTTTATTTTCAGAAGAAAAATAAGTAA
- a CDS encoding ABC transporter permease, with product MLIYLRVLKESFNFALNALRNNKLRTFLSLVGVTIGIFSIIAVLAAVDSLKQEIEGSISSLDNSTIYLGRFSFGPTDVPVWKREQFPDVTYEEYQYLKRTVPDLYAASYTLNVQQETIKYEDKSVGNVDVGAVTDEYYEIEALQIAEGRFYNESESTSGASVIVMGDEIAKTLFGSAEAAIGKKTRMYGRKFTVIGVLKKEGSGLFGGSKDTSVFIPVNVIRKIFGDNNKNLFPFIIIKPEKDVDQAEFVALLTQKLRMSRGLKPDEIDNFFVNELQGFSDFIDNITGQMNIIGLVISGFSLLVGGFGIANIMFVSVKERTNLIGIQKSLGAKNRFILLQFLFEAVILAIIGGLIGLFLVFIVSLVASQFTGDFEFVLSPWNLFLGTAISAAIGLISGILPAISASRLDPVEAIRTGM from the coding sequence ATGTTAATCTATCTGCGCGTACTAAAGGAAAGCTTTAATTTTGCACTCAATGCCCTTAGAAATAACAAGCTGCGTACTTTTTTATCCCTGGTAGGTGTTACAATTGGAATCTTCTCTATAATTGCGGTTTTGGCTGCGGTCGATTCGTTAAAACAGGAAATTGAAGGCAGTATTTCTTCTTTGGATAACAGCACAATTTATTTAGGTCGTTTTTCTTTTGGCCCTACCGATGTCCCGGTTTGGAAACGCGAACAATTTCCCGATGTAACCTACGAAGAGTATCAATATCTCAAGCGAACCGTACCCGATTTATACGCAGCTTCGTATACCTTGAATGTACAGCAGGAGACCATTAAATACGAAGACAAATCGGTGGGCAATGTAGATGTAGGAGCCGTAACCGATGAATATTATGAAATTGAAGCCCTGCAAATTGCTGAGGGAAGATTTTATAACGAATCGGAATCCACTAGCGGAGCCTCTGTGATTGTGATGGGCGATGAGATAGCCAAAACATTATTCGGTTCTGCTGAAGCTGCTATTGGAAAGAAAACACGGATGTATGGCAGGAAATTTACGGTCATTGGGGTTTTAAAAAAGGAGGGAAGTGGATTGTTTGGAGGTTCCAAGGATACCTCTGTTTTTATACCTGTAAACGTAATCCGGAAGATTTTTGGTGATAACAATAAGAATCTATTTCCCTTTATCATTATCAAACCTGAAAAAGACGTTGATCAGGCCGAATTTGTAGCCTTATTAACGCAGAAACTGAGAATGTCAAGAGGTTTAAAGCCCGATGAGATTGACAACTTTTTTGTGAATGAATTACAGGGTTTCAGTGATTTTATCGATAATATCACAGGACAAATGAACATTATTGGTTTGGTGATAAGCGGCTTTTCGCTACTTGTAGGTGGCTTCGGTATTGCCAACATCATGTTTGTAAGTGTGAAGGAGCGGACCAATCTTATTGGAATTCAAAAATCTTTGGGAGCCAAGAACCGCTTCATTTTATTGCAGTTTTTGTTTGAAGCTGTAATCCTTGCCATTATCGGCGGATTAATCGGATTGTTTTTAGTGTTTATTGTTTCGTTGGTTGCCTCTCAATTTACGGGTGACTTTGAATTTGTATTGTCTCCGTGGAATTTATTCTTAGGAACAGCAATTTCGGCAGCTATCGGATTAATTTCCGGAATCCTGCCGGCAATATCCGCATCACGACTGGATCCCGTGGAAGCTATTAGAACAGGGATGTAG
- a CDS encoding rod shape-determining protein, with protein sequence MGFFDFLTEEIAIDLGTANTLIIHNDKVVVDAPSIVARDRTTGKIIAVGREAAMMQGKTHENIKTIRPLKDGVIADFDASEKMINMFINDIPALKKRWLKPSLRMVICIPSGITEVEMRAVKESAERVNGKEVYLIHEPMAAAIGIGVDIMQPKGNMVVDIGGGTTEIAVIALGGIVCDKSVKIAGDVFTNDIVYYMRTQHNLYVGERTAEKIKIQIGAATEDLELPPEDMAVQGRDLLTGKPKQVQASYREIAKALDKSILRIEDAVMETLSQTPPELAADIYNTGIYLAGGGSMLRGLDKRLSQKTDLPVYIAEDPLRAVVRGTGICLKNLAKYKSVLIK encoded by the coding sequence ATGGGATTTTTTGACTTCTTAACTGAAGAAATAGCCATCGATTTAGGAACTGCCAATACGCTCATTATTCACAATGACAAGGTTGTTGTGGATGCTCCATCTATTGTAGCCCGCGACCGTACCACAGGGAAAATAATTGCAGTAGGACGCGAAGCCGCCATGATGCAAGGAAAAACACACGAAAACATTAAAACCATTCGCCCATTAAAAGATGGAGTAATAGCCGATTTCGATGCAAGCGAAAAGATGATCAACATGTTCATCAATGATATTCCGGCGCTGAAAAAGAGATGGTTAAAACCTTCGTTGCGGATGGTGATCTGCATACCTAGTGGAATTACCGAAGTTGAAATGCGAGCGGTAAAAGAAAGTGCCGAACGTGTAAACGGAAAAGAAGTCTATCTTATTCACGAACCTATGGCTGCTGCCATTGGTATCGGGGTCGATATTATGCAACCCAAAGGAAATATGGTAGTGGATATTGGAGGTGGTACCACCGAAATTGCCGTAATCGCATTAGGCGGAATTGTTTGTGACAAATCGGTTAAAATTGCGGGAGATGTTTTTACAAATGACATCGTTTATTACATGCGAACCCAACACAATTTATATGTGGGAGAGCGTACCGCTGAAAAAATAAAAATACAGATTGGAGCTGCTACCGAAGACTTAGAATTACCTCCGGAAGATATGGCGGTTCAGGGACGGGATTTGCTTACCGGAAAACCAAAGCAGGTACAAGCCTCTTATCGTGAAATAGCCAAGGCACTTGACAAATCGATTCTTCGTATTGAGGATGCCGTGATGGAAACCTTATCACAAACACCTCCCGAGCTCGCGGCAGATATCTATAACACGGGAATTTATTTGGCCGGTGGAGGTTCTATGCTGCGTGGTTTAGACAAGCGTTTGTCTCAAAAAACAGATTTACCTGTTTACATTGCCGAAGATCCTTTACGAGCTGTAGTTCGAGGTACAGGAATTTGCTTGAAAAACCTAGCTAAATACAAGAGCGTATTGATAAAATAG
- a CDS encoding GAF domain-containing protein produces MPFDSLRPKVTTILANTAETAEQRLTEVCELLQTAVGYYDWVGFYFANEAERTLHLKAFAGEPTDHTVIPFGKGICGQVAESNANFVVADVTAQTNYIACSLYVKAEIVIPLFKNGKNIGQIDIDSHSANPFSSEDERFLEWVNEQVAEIL; encoded by the coding sequence ATGCCATTTGACTCCCTTAGACCCAAAGTAACTACAATTCTTGCAAATACTGCTGAAACAGCGGAACAACGCCTTACAGAAGTATGTGAACTATTGCAAACTGCGGTGGGATATTACGACTGGGTGGGGTTTTATTTTGCCAATGAAGCAGAACGGACCTTGCATCTTAAAGCATTTGCAGGAGAACCTACAGATCACACTGTGATTCCGTTTGGGAAAGGCATTTGCGGACAAGTAGCCGAATCGAACGCCAATTTTGTGGTTGCCGATGTCACTGCACAGACCAATTACATTGCATGTAGCCTGTATGTAAAGGCCGAAATTGTGATTCCGTTGTTTAAAAATGGGAAGAATATTGGTCAGATAGACATAGACTCACACTCTGCAAATCCTTTTTCTTCTGAAGACGAGCGCTTTTTGGAATGGGTAAATGAGCAGGTTGCGGAAATTTTATAG
- a CDS encoding DUF3347 domain-containing protein: MKYPFISLFAIVLFSLGACVDSKKESEPEIVEVKTQETPEVYTSEAMVAEFNDPKIAEVYVQYINVKTALVNTNAKDAALTASKLKEALLEVSENQKMLETTEKIMMSDDVEVQRTAFFELSAAVDSLISKGLKSGTIYKQYCPMAFGNTGAFWLSNSRDIMNPYFGDKMLKCGRIQKEIK, encoded by the coding sequence ATGAAATATCCTTTTATCAGCTTGTTTGCAATAGTGCTTTTCAGCCTTGGCGCATGTGTCGATTCGAAAAAAGAGTCGGAACCGGAAATTGTTGAAGTAAAAACCCAAGAAACGCCTGAAGTATATACCTCCGAAGCAATGGTTGCCGAGTTTAACGATCCGAAAATAGCCGAAGTTTATGTGCAATATATCAATGTAAAAACCGCTCTGGTGAACACAAACGCAAAGGATGCAGCTCTTACAGCTTCTAAGCTTAAAGAAGCTTTATTGGAAGTATCAGAGAATCAAAAAATGCTTGAGACTACCGAAAAAATAATGATGAGTGACGATGTGGAAGTACAACGGACAGCTTTTTTTGAATTATCTGCGGCCGTCGATTCTTTGATTTCTAAAGGTTTAAAATCCGGGACTATTTACAAACAATATTGTCCAATGGCATTTGGAAATACAGGTGCTTTTTGGTTAAGCAATAGCAGAGATATTATGAATCCGTACTTTGGTGACAAAATGCTGAAATGCGGACGTATACAAAAAGAGATTAAATAA